From the Juglans microcarpa x Juglans regia isolate MS1-56 chromosome 3D, Jm3101_v1.0, whole genome shotgun sequence genome, the window CTAAACCCCTTACTTACTTACGTTTTCTCGTTTGTTTCTCGGGAAAAATCTTTTTCTGGACCTCTGTCTTTCTTTTGCCGCTTCTCTTTCCGGTTGTGCTGTCGCATTCTGTTTTGGTCCTTCGATTCGGAGGTCTCTGTTCCAAGACCGATCTACCATTCCTCCAGCTCCTGTTGCtagatttttccaaatttaagaGGTAATTTCTCATACGACCCACGGAGTTAATTATGAATGAAGGATCGGAtgcttttcgttttcttttggTTTGGTGTTTCATTTTAATCGTTTATATCACTGGCATAATGCTGAAGTTGTTCGACGACTCGATATTTCATCGCTTCGTTGTTAATACTCTTGTGCATGCTCGTATATAATTCACAATTTAGGTGTTATATATTCGGCACTAAGGAAGTTTATACTTGACAACTTACCGCAGGCCATTTATTCCATTTATGTCCACGTAAAGTCCATctttttttaagatttcaagaagctccatttttttatttctttttgtcgTAAATCTCTAGGTTGAGTGggaatttttgttatttgtttcaaaaattttcgAGAAACTCTGAAAGCTCTAAGACTTTGGAACCTGGAAACGTTCTTTTGAGTGATCGAACTTAGTTCTTATTGTAGGTTAATGGAGCACTTCCAAAACGACGACCTTGAATATGTCGTGGACGACTACTACTACGACATGGCCGGTTTTGACGACGAAGATTTCTTCACTCACATCGAACCTCAGAGGAACAACGACGTCGATTCTCCGGACTCTGACTTTGAGGACGACTTCGAAAcggtaatttctttttctttttacctgTTGGGGACTTGCTAGTGGCTACGTATGCAAGTTCTAGTTTATTGAAGAGCGGGAATGACGATAATGGAGGTTACGCTTGATTTGGTTTTGGATCTACAGAGCAAGCCAAAGACCGATACTTCTGCTTTGGAGGCTAGAAATGGGAAGGACATACAGGGAATACCATGGGAGAGGCTTAATTTTACAAGAGATAAGTACCGCGAGACGCGATTGAAGCAATACAAAAACTACgagaacctctctctctctcgggaaGAGCTCGACAAGGTAGTTTTAAGGGCATGGGTGAGACGGGAATTATGTGTTTTGTCCGAGAGTTCAAAATATcgtgatttaatattattattattttgagttttgaaaaaagtgaattgagatttaaaaaagttgaattgcttattatattttgtatgaagatttgaaaaatgtgtaatgatgagatgagataagatgaaatgagaattttgtctCTTCCCACCCCCAAACGTATAGGCGTTCTGTGGATATGTGGTGTTGAATCTGTTGATGCCTTTGTTTGCCTGGATTCGGTGCATACGGGTATCAGTAATGAACTTTAAtaatttgtcccaaaaaaaaaaaaaacagtaatgaactttaataaataataataataataataatagtgataataatgaACTTTATGTTAGATAGGTCTTCACTAATCCCAAGTACGTGCTGTTTTGAAGGCACGATTTCATAAAATCTGATGATGGTATGGGTCGGTTGAGACTTCCCTTTTATGTACTAGTTTTTAAAAGTTTGTGAATgccttgaaattttttttgtcccCCGTAATTCCAAGTATGGATGGGATGCTTATATTGATTTTAGGTAAACAAGGGGTtttaaattgatgaaaattttttcataaatagatTTCTATTTTCGTGTCCTCACCTTTTAATTTTAGTGAACGGTAGATGTATTACCTGCTTACTGATTCTTTCTCATACCGCTTGCGTTTATCATTCTTAGAATTATGCGCTATATCTATACATTCCTTGTTCTATACTTTAGGAGTTAAAAAGTTGCGTCTCCCTTAGGGTTCTCCTTCTAAACATATCATGTTGACAGGAATGCTTGCAAGTAGAGAAGGCAAAGACTTTTTATGATTTCCAGTTCAACACGAGGCTTGTCAAATCAACAATTGTGCATTTTCAGGTAGATACTCGTGTTCATGGGTCTCTTTTTTCTTCGAATTGATTTTGTCCGTTcgtaaaaatttgtttttagcTATTTTTGGAGTCCTAGGCTGCTGAttgttttgatttctttttatttttcctttcctctcCATTGCATTTTGATTTGTCTTTTACCCAAAACACTTATAGTGAAGCCAACAAACTAGCCATCCTCTATGGTTTATTGTTCCATATTTCTAAAAATGAATCGGATTTCATATTTGtgttgcatatgcatatgcatttttcatttgtcttaatttttcacttttctgtTCCTATTTTTTCGGCAAAATCAGCACTTATTAGATGCTTACTTgtacttcattattttattgacAAAGGGTTCTATTTTATTGCTCATCATTGATATGCTTGCTAGTATTGTCTTAGATACCAAAAATTAAGTACATTGATAATATAAATTTCAGTTCAGCAGAATTTGTGTCCTGGTGTTAAATATATCCTTCATTTTCAGCTGCGTTGGACTTCTCTTATATACACATTAGTCTAGTAGTTCTGCAGGTTCGTGAAAATTTATGACCCTTCATGTGTATCATTTACACGTGATTATAGCTCCGTGACTCGACCATGCATTAGAAGGTATGGAGTTTACAGTTGTTTTCTTATTATAGGGTTGTTGGTATCAGTTGAGATATGCTTGAAGTTAGCTTACTGACAATTATAAAAAAGTCTCAGCAGTTCTCCAAATTTGTCTATGGTCAAGTGATGACATTGTAACGGTCTCTCTTCAGGcctatagtaataatatttatacttgAAGGAAAAATAGAGCTTTTAATTGAtcttataaagagattttgttgaaatttaatttaatactcTCTGAGAATGTTCACGACCGCCATAACAAATTGTATTTAGACGAGGTCAGTTTACAATATCTCTAACTAGTTTCAAGATATACATGAGCAATGCATACTCTATCCATACTTTAACTGTTAACCATATTAATCAAATTAAACGACACTATTTTTGAAGGTACAATCTTGAATGTGTGCTGGATATGACTACATACAGGTGATTTGATGCCAAGTAATGGATATTGATTCATAGTCATTAGTTACTACGGTATGACTTGGCATTCCAAGAATGCCGATGAATACCTTTGAACTTTTTGAAACGCTAGGTTTACAAAGATATCTCACAAAAGTAAagctcacaaattgatgtgactagatgtgatacattaaatttactttatagtAAAAAAGGCTTCTACAATTTGAAATACTAGAATAAgctatatcaatttgtgaacTTTATGTTTCTGAGATCTTTTTGTGAACCAAgcatttatctaaattttttatccAACAAACCCTTCTTACATAACACAGACAACATTCAATGATTGAAGCCTTATAAACCTCATTTGTGACTGCTCTTCAATGCTCAACACTTTTGTaggtatttttttagttttgtccTCCTTAATTAGGTGAATGGGCTTATATTTCTAACACTTTTTAGTTGCACTAAGTTTGAATCTGTAATACTGcattggaaaatgataattattaCTGATTCTCATTCTCATGTAGAACTTAGTCTCTGTTGCATATGGTTCGGGTCATTAATCTTTGCATGTGATATccttttgtaaatatattgtttctgTTGACtatcaaatataaatatgttgCTTTAACCCCCTCTGTGCATTTAGGACAAGctatttctctctttatttcagCCTTTAAAGCAGGGTGGAAGTTTTATCTGAGCAGCTGGCGcggcattatttatatggtatGATAGGAAAATATTTGAGCACTTAAGAGGCCTCTCTAGCAATACGTGTTATTAAATAGCATCAGTGTTCCTGGTGATGAGGGGCCTTAGTTGTATTATCATTGCACCTCCTCATACTGACCTTTAGAATATGAGATGCATTGCATGCCTTGACAATTGCTGGGAAATATCTAATTTATATTTCTAATCTTTACATAATTCTGAGCTCATGTTCTGATCTATTATCTGATATGATCTTTTCTTGTAGGCACTTTGATGTGGATCGGTTTTATTAATTtgcaatcattttattttgaccGTTGATAATGCGATGGGTGTTGATTCTCTACTGTTTCTGTTCATGCATATTGTTTGTCCATTCTTGTCTAGTGAGGAGGAAAGAAGAACTATGTTTGGGTTGTTCTGTCTAGCTTGGAGTCGAACTGTCATACATGATGGCATttcatatttctcatttttgcGTTCTTTAAATTTGtctggtgaggatgatgaatttGTGTCCAAATGTTTGCATGGAGATAAACAGGCCAGTGGGACCGTGTTTACATATTacattctctttttctttcctttacatttcttttcttatatttttcattctatttgaAGCTGCCAGAGAAGGGATTAACTGTGTACTGACCACAGTTAATCCCTTTTTTGTTTAGCcattttgttctcttttttgttttccaacCAAAGGCTGCATTTCTAAGCTCCAGTGTCATTATCTTAAGTTTATCACAATGTTCAACTCTGATATACCTGCAGTCCAGAGAGTCAATGACACCATATCACTTGTGTTCAATTAGTTTGTTAGGAGTTCCTAACCTTTATACGATATGGAAATTTCTGTAGCAGATATAAAGGTGATTTTATATCCTGGAATggaaatatatatcatattcaTCTGATACAAATTATGTagtcaaaagaaagaaaggagaacCCCTACTCTTAAGGACCGATACAGCTTTAGCTGTTTAATTAACTCAATTAAATACATTAAAGAATTGGGGAAATTGTGCCCTTATGCGTGTATGTGGTATTTATTTGTGTTGATTTAATCTACTTTCTTGAAGTGCTGGATGTCATTGTTGATGTACCCGTCAATTGTGTGGTTCTCTTGCACAGTTGAGGAATTTGTTAGGGGCGACATCAAAGCATGATGTATACCTGATGCAGAACTATTCAGTTGTGCATTGGTCCTCATTGCTGAGGAGGGGCAAAGAAGTGCTCAATGTTGCTAAACCGATTGTTCCCACCCTGGTAATTAGCCACTTTTTGACAAGGATGGAGCTTTATTTTTGCAGCATTCCACTTGTTATAGGTCTGAATATTTGCTATTGCAGAAACGCCCTGGATTGTTGTCTCAGTCACTCTCAAGAGTTCAGATAAGCACAATGGCTGTTAAAGAGAATTTACTGGTGGCTGGCGGGTTTCAGGGGGAGCTAGTTTGCAAGGTATGCCATTAACTTAAATGAGTTCACACTTTTATCAACATTGAACCCATTGCTGCAGTTGATTTCCCATTGTCTGACTTTCTCTTTACATGCGAGCCAGTACTTGAATCAACCTGGAGTTGCATTCTGCACAAAAGTGACAACAGATGAGAATGCTATAACCAATGCAGTGGATGTTTTCCAAAACCCCAAGTAAGTTATTCTCCTACTTGAAAATTTCAAGATCCGTCATCTCCATTCAGGCATTCAACTGAAACTTCCATCTATAGTGGCTTGATGAGGGTTATGACTGCAAATAACGATGCTCGAGTGAGGGTCTACGACGCAGAGAATTTTGCTTTACTAAATCTCTTCTCCTACGATTGGTCTGTAAATGTGAGTGTCATCTGCCAGACACAATACTCGAGAGCTGTAGTCAATTTCTGACCATATTTCTCACAGTTTTGCTTTCCACTCTATCTAGAACACCTCCGTTAGTCCGGATGGAAAGTTGCTTGCAGTTCTTGGTGACAGTGCGGAATGTTTAGTCGCTGATGCTGAGTCTGGAAAAGTAAGTCGCCCTTTTCGGTTGCAACTTGCCCAGTCTGTTTGATTATATGTAAGAAACATGTTCGGTTCTCATATATGGAGTTGAAGCAGGTCATTGGGAGCCTCAAAGGGCACCTGGACTATTCTTTTACATCTGCTTGGCACCCGGACGGACGAATTTTGGCTACTGGGAACCAAGACACTACCTGCAGGCTGTGGGACATAAGGAATCTGTCCAAATCCCTGGCTGTAATAAAGGGAAGGATGGGGGCAATAAGAGCCGTAAAGTTCAGCTCAGATGGGCGGTTTATGGCTATGGCTGAGCCAGCAGACTTTGTGCATATCCTAGACACGGAGTCTGGATATGTTCAGGGTCAGGAGATTGATCTATTTGGGGAGATTGCCGGAATATCATTTAGCCCCGACAGTGAAGCACTTTTTGTCGGGGTTTCGGATCGCACGTATGGCAGCTTGTTAGAGTTCAACAGGAGGCATAATAACCAATATCTAGACTCCATCTTCTAGTTTTTTTGTCGGGCCCCTGAAGCTATAAGTGCATTCGGGATTTCCCCTTGGCATATTGGGATTTCTAATGTTATAGACCACCTCTATTTGGGGTAGACGTAGCTTGTAGAAATGTTGCTTTGgggatgttttatttttgggagtGTGTGAAGGTGGTGGTTGTCTTTTTGGCTCGTAGCAAATGTAAGGTAAATTGTCATTGTAAAGCCTTTTTTTGAGGTTGCTGTGAATAGTGAAAATTGTAATGCGTAGttgaaaatctctctctctctctctctctttctgaccATTAAAAATCGTTTACTTGTACAGCCCTTTAACCAACCAAAGCCCCATTAGACAATTTCCACCTTTAAGATGCATGTATAAGGAAAGGGGAA encodes:
- the LOC121256560 gene encoding uncharacterized WD repeat-containing protein C2A9.03-like isoform X1, whose product is MEHFQNDDLEYVVDDYYYDMAGFDDEDFFTHIEPQRNNDVDSPDSDFEDDFETSKPKTDTSALEARNGKDIQGIPWERLNFTRDKYRETRLKQYKNYENLSLSREELDKECLQVEKAKTFYDFQFNTRLVKSTIVHFQLRNLLGATSKHDVYLMQNYSVVHWSSLLRRGKEVLNVAKPIVPTLKRPGLLSQSLSRVQISTMAVKENLLVAGGFQGELVCKYLNQPGVAFCTKVTTDENAITNAVDVFQNPNGLMRVMTANNDARVRVYDAENFALLNLFSYDWSVNNTSVSPDGKLLAVLGDSAECLVADAESGKVIGSLKGHLDYSFTSAWHPDGRILATGNQDTTCRLWDIRNLSKSLAVIKGRMGAIRAVKFSSDGRFMAMAEPADFVHILDTESGYVQGQEIDLFGEIAGISFSPDSEALFVGVSDRTYGSLLEFNRRHNNQYLDSIF
- the LOC121256560 gene encoding uncharacterized WD repeat-containing protein C2A9.03-like isoform X2 produces the protein MLRNLLGATSKHDVYLMQNYSVVHWSSLLRRGKEVLNVAKPIVPTLKRPGLLSQSLSRVQISTMAVKENLLVAGGFQGELVCKYLNQPGVAFCTKVTTDENAITNAVDVFQNPNGLMRVMTANNDARVRVYDAENFALLNLFSYDWSVNNTSVSPDGKLLAVLGDSAECLVADAESGKVIGSLKGHLDYSFTSAWHPDGRILATGNQDTTCRLWDIRNLSKSLAVIKGRMGAIRAVKFSSDGRFMAMAEPADFVHILDTESGYVQGQEIDLFGEIAGISFSPDSEALFVGVSDRTYGSLLEFNRRHNNQYLDSIF